A segment of the Mercurialis annua linkage group LG4, ddMerAnnu1.2, whole genome shotgun sequence genome:
TTTGAAAGTTGAGATAAAGAAACCTTCTGCAATTGCTTAGACAATGAAAAGCTGACGATAATGCCTTTTTTATGGTCTTGTTAATGAAGCTTGCCCACTAGGTTCCTACTGTCCACTTGCGAAACTTAATAAAACAACTGGAGTTTGCGACCCGTAAGTTCATCTCTGTCTTTGAAGATTTACACTTCTACTCCTTTTCATTCTCATTTGTTTGTTCTGTGAATTAGTATTTATTGGTCTAAAAAACAAATTGCAGATATAGTTACCAAATGCCTCCGGGACATCCAAATCATACCTGTGGTTCTGCAGATATCTGGTCTGATGTCGGTACCTCTAGTGAAATCTTCTGTCCTCCAGGATCATATTGTCCAACTACCACAACCAAACTTCCTTGCAGTAGTGGGTATTGATCGTAATACTTTTTCCCAAAACGTATCTCATTTTTCTAAATTCTTGTAACACGTATTTTTAGTGGATACAATTGTTCAGAAAACTATGTTTCCATCACAAGTTCACAACTTGATCAAATGCACCATTTTCCACAATCTATGGTAGTGCACTTGCTGGTGCTTGGAAAATATGTTCTCTAACTACATGTTTTCATGAATGTAGGCATTACTGCCTGACGGGTTCCACTTCTCAAAAATGTAAGAAATTGGATATCTCGTTTACCTTAGGCATAATATATGGTTTTAAATCTGTGTTGGTTTATTGTGATATTTTTCCCTCCAATGAATACATGATTATGACGTTTATATGGCATTTGCAGCATGCTTCAAGCTAACTACCTGTAAACCAAATACCGCCAATCAAAATCTCCGTGCTTATGGGGTTATTCTTATTGTAAGTCATAGCCCCATCAGTCCCACTACATATTGCATTGTGATATTCCATTTTTTAATAGGAAAGCAGTAGTAGTCTGGTATCAAAGGGTGGTTGTATTGGATAATGTGAATAAGTTCCACCCTACCTCAAAGTACCAGGCCAATGGTCTACTTGGCTCAAGCTTTGCATGTACAATGATGGAGTACTGCTTAATTGGATTGGCTGGTATTTAATATCCTTCATTTACTTATGTAGGTAACCTTGACCACTCTGCTTCTCATTATTGTTAACTGCTCCGATCAAGCTATCTCTACACGAGAAAGAAAAGCAGCCAAATCCAGAGAAGCTGCGGCAAGACAAGCAAGAGAAACTGCACAAGCACGCGAGAGGTGGAAATCCGCAAAAGATGGTGCCAAGAAACGTGCATTTGGATTGCAGCAACAATTGTCGCGTACATTTTCTCGTCAAAAATCTAGAGCGCGAACGGAGCAGCTCAAGAGTGTGAAACACAGGTCAGACGATGTGCTGTTACATTCTGCTGGTAATAAAGCAAAGAAGAATGAACCAAGCAATCTCACAAAAATGATGCATGATATTGAGGATGATCCGAATAATCCTGAAGGGTTTAACTTAGAGATTGGAgataaaaacgtaaaaaaacatGCACCAAAGGGTAAACAATTGCATACGAACAGTCAGATATTTAAGTATGCATATGGTCAACTTGAGAAGGAGAAAGCTATGCAGGAGCACCAACAGAACTTGACCTTCTCAGGAATAATCTCAATGGCTACAGATACTGATATCAAGACAAGACCAGTGATAGAAGTTGCCTTTAAAGATTTAACTCTTACATTGAAAGGAAAAAACAAACATCTCCTTAGGTGCGTGACAGGAAAAATCATGCCAGGCAGAGTTTCTGCCGTCATGGGTCCATCAGGAGCTGGCAAGACAACATTTCTCTCTGCTTTGGCTGGCAAAGCTACTGGATGCACAATGACAGGTTCAATTCTTATAAATGGAAAAAAGGAATCAATGCACtcttacaaaaaaataattggttTTGTGCCACAAGATGACATCGTTCATGGCAACTTGACAGTCGAAGAAAATCTACGATTTAGTGCAAGATGCAGGTAAGAAGCATGTAGCTTGCTAGTTCAGTATTTACAATTACTAATATACACGGTTCCTGAAAAGAGCATCACATTTGACGAGGTATCAGCAAATTCTGAAGACAAATAGAATCTAACAGatgatataaaattattataagttTGCTTCAAATGTCATTTCCACCAAATTTTTCCTGTTTTATTCTGATTATTACAATATGTTTTGCATGGGGATCGATCATAATGGAGATTATCCGCCAATATGCCGAAAGCTGACAAGGTTCTGGTTATTGAAAGAGTTATTGAGGCCTTGGGATTACAGGCCATAAGAGACTCATTAGTTGGGACGGTAGAGAAGCGGGGAATCTCCGGAGGCCAGAGAAAGCGAGTGAACGTTGGTCTTGAAATGGTCATGGAACCTTCACTGTTGATTTTGGATGAGCCCACATCTGGTTTGGACAGTGCTTCTTCACAGTTACTTCTAAAGGCACTACGGCGTGAAGCTCTGGAAGGCGTAAATATCTGCATGGTTGTGCATCAGCCTAGGTATGTCCTCTATCTGGTTGCATATATCAATTGATCTTATCTGAAATTGGGAAGAaatttaatgtttggatttctctGGTCTAGCTATACGTTGTTCAAGATGTTTGATGACTTGATACTTCTAGCAAAAGGCGGTATAACTGTGTATCATGGATCGACTAAGAAAGTAGAAGAGTACTTTTCTGGCCTTGGTATTGTTGTACCGGAGCATGTTACTCCTCCGGATCACTATATAGACATTCTGGAGGGTATAATTAAACCAGAATCAAATGTGACTCATGAACAGTTGCCGATAAGATGGATGCTACATAATGGATACCCTATACCCCCAGATATGCTTCATCTTTGTGATGGACTTGGTTCAGGCTCATCTGCTTCCAATGCAGAAGATGATTCCTGTCCTGTAGATACAGAAAGCTCTTTTGCTGGAGATCTGTGGCAGGATGTGAAGTGCACTGTTGAGTTACAAAAAGACTACATACAGAACAATTTTGAGAGGACTAAAGATCTGTCCAACCGAAGAACTCCTGGTGTAAGCCGCCAGTATCGGTATTTCCTTGGCAGGTATATATCTATTGTTTTTTTAGAATTTGGTTGTATTCCTTGGCTGTAATTATAAGGGTTTTCAGGTAGAGGTGTGCATTCGGTacgaaccaaactaaaattttgatttattcaaAATTGAACCGTACTGAACTAGTCGATTTGGTTGAGTTTTTTTGTACCAAAACTTAGCTGAGTTTTTCTTtacttacaaaaccaaaccggACTGTataatccaattttaaaataaggtCCGGTTTTTGCACACTCCTACTATTAGGTTTGTTACACCATCATTTTATTGCCTGGTTTAATTTATTTCAGGGTTGGCAAGCAACGACTACGAGAAGCTAGACTACAAGCAGTTGATTATGTGATTCTATTATTAGCAGGAGCCTGCTTAGGAACTCTCACTACAGTGGATGATGAAACATTCGGGTCTACCGGCTATACCTTCTCTGTTATTGCTGTTTGTAAGTTGGAAAACACAAATTTGATGGCTCTTCAATTTTACTGTTGATATTGACTTCGTCAGATAACGTACTTTTATGTCATGTTCGTTTTTTGCAGCATTACTATGCAAGATTTCAGCGTTAAGATCATTTTCTCTGGACAAATTACATTACTGGAGAGAGAGTGCATCCGGAATAAGCAGTCTAGCTTATTTTCTATCAAGAGATACACTTGACCTTTTCAATACATTAGTAAAACCTCTGGTTTACTTATCCATGTTCTATTTCTTCAACAATCCTAGGTCGAGTTTCACAGACAATTACATTGTATTGATTTGTCTCGTCTACTGTGTTACCGGCATTGCTTATATATTCGCCATCTACTTGGAACCTACTCCTGCACAATTGGTACATGCTCGGAAAGTTGTTCATTTGTGGTTTGTTAGGTTTGTAGGTATTGATCATTTTCTTTGAAATGTGCAGTGGTCGGTGCTTCTTCCTGTTGTCTTGACTCTCATTGCAACTCAGGAGGAAGAAAGTGGATTTGTTAACAAACTGGGATACCTGTGCTACCCGAAATGGGCTTTGGAAGCTTCCATCATCGCGAATGCAGAAAGGTTAGCTCtactctttttctttctctagaTGACCATCAAGAATAGGGGTTTGCATTTCTTTTGAACTGaattgaaattttgatttttcttttcaaaactgAACGGAATCAAATTTacaagaatttaaaaatattttaaaaatttccttGCCAAACTACATGAAAGAGAATTTCGGAAGTCCAGAGAAAAATTATTGCTAATTGTCCAAAGTGAGAAGTAAAAACATTCTTATAAAGACGTTCCCCAGTAATATCATCATGACCCGAAGTCATGTGCGGTAGCAATGCCAATCAAACCAAACTGTACTAGTCCGTTAGGGACCTGGGGTTTTATTTcggttttttttattctgtttgTACcacttgaattaaaaaaaatattttgaatattgaACCCAAGCAGTCGGTTCTGTTGGTTTTTTCATTCAGTTTGTAAGAAAAATGAACTGcaactttttattttcaaaactgaATTAAAGCAGTTTGTTTTTCAGTTTTGTTCAATTTCTTTGATCCGGTCTATATCAAAACTGAACTGAATTCTTTTAACTTTCAAAatagaattaagccaaaaccaaatttttttgtaatgccAAACAGAACTATCGATTTAGTTCGACTATtcagtttggttcagttttttttttccaaaaagcACACTCGTCTTAAAGTTTATTCCCATAAACAAGAACTAATGTGCATGTGCATACTATAACCTTGTTTAACCGATAAATTTCTACTGTCCATTGGTGCTTAGGTACTCCGGTGTCTGGCTGATAACTCGGTGCCACTCATTGGTAAAAAGCGGGTATGATCTTGGTCACTGGAATCTTTGCTTGGAACTACTCATTCTGACCGGCATACTCAGCCGTTTTGTAGCATACTTTCTGCTGGTTACCTTCCAAAAGAAATGAGTAGGAAAGTGTTAACATTTTCTTGAACCTTTTGACATGTTTTGTTGTACAAAAGATcagaaaaactaaaaaaagaccTTGTTTATCATCTTCATACTTGtataaaatatacaaacaaCAGAGTACAGATGGCTAACAAATCAGATTAGTCAGTGTAGATCAGGTTTAATGATTCAATTAGGTTGTATAATCATTTTCTTGTTGTATGAATGTAATGTATTAGAGTAAATGTTGCTAGAAACTCATACATTTCACCTCTATTGGAGAAGGATGAGGAAATGTTTTTCATGCTCAAAGTTTTTCTATTGTTGTCATTTGGTTTCACTTGCAGTGTTATTTGTTTTTAGGGAGATTTTTAACTAGCATTTAATTGGTTTGGTACATGCTTTTTTTATGCACTGAGTTCATAggaatttttcttaatttttagtAAAGGTGTAAATGAGTCGAGTCAAGTTGAGTATCGTAAAAATTGAGATTGACTCATTTGTTTTTTAGTTGAGTTTCGAGTATTACTCGAGCTTATCGGAAGCTTGCGAGTTTAATTGAAtctcattttcatttaataaatttaaatcaaatttgataaaaatttaaatattatatttctttATACGTATAATTGAATTATctcaattatatttattttttaacaaaaaatatatgaattaaatatttaaggtttaaaattaaaatagtatataTCAAATTAGTAGCATATAAATATGTAAGTTTTGAGATTTCGAGTCGAGGATCACTAAGATTGGGATTCACTTGTTTACTAAACGAGGCTTAAAATTTGAGCACGAGTCAGTTTTATCAAGCCGAGTTTTGGATAGCTCGTGAGCGAAATTGACTCGGTTACGCCCCTAATTTTTAGTAATGGAAATTAGTGATTATTAGTCAATGCCAACAAGAAGAAAACTGAACTTTATGAACATACGAGtcctattttaaatatttttgtatttgtttaaattaaaatataaaaatttgcaGCACAATAAAAATGTATTGCTCATTCACATTGTATGAAATAATTAGTCCAGTAAATTAACTAGTCATAAAAATAGGAAGAAGATAAAATTGGCGAAATAGTATACAGATTACAAGAAATGAAATCAACGTTTCGAAACGCCTACTCCACTGTCTATTCCCTGTCCCGCTcctccttaaaccctaactacaACCTCTCTTTCATTTCCCTCATTACTCTCCCTTCCTCTCTCTCTCGTCCTCTAAACGCACCGTTTCGGTCATTCTGCTCAACTCCCTCCCACTCCTCCTCTTCATCAATGGCTGCCACCACCGGCGACGACAACTCCTCGTCGTTTTCTTTAGAAAACCAATTCAAGGACTTCCGTGCACATCTAGAAGAATCTGGAAGCTTACGCGAGAAGATTCGTGCTGTAGTTACTCAAATTGAGTCCGCCAATAGATGCATCCACGTCACTCTCCTTCTCGTTCATCAGTCCCGCCCTGTTTCAGGTATTACAAATCGATAATCATTTTTTTAGAGCTAGTTACgttgtaaatttaatttgatttttagtttattttggttgaatagAGGTTTTAGAAGAGGCCAAATTGCAAGTTGAAATCTTAAAGAAACTGTATAGCCAACTTGCAGATATTATTAAAGATTTCCCTGGTCAATTTTACAGGTAATGTaatgtttcattacgttttaaattaattgtattCCAATTGCACCGGTCTTATTATTGTATTGATGTGTTAATTTGATATAAGGTATCATGGTGATTGGAAAAGTGAAACGCAGACAGTAGTGTCTCTACTTGGTTTTATGCATTGGTTAGAGACTGGAAATTTGCTTTTGCATAATGAAGCTGAGGAAAAACTTGGATGTATGTACGCATTCTTATGCTTCTTTGTTATATGATAGATTGTTGTGTGTTTGCGTTGGATATTTTTTTaggttaattttgttttcggTTTTGTGCAGTGAATAGTTCAGAGTTTGGTTTGGACGTTGAGGACTATCTTATTGGTTAGTAAttctcactcagttttatattAGTGTCTGCTAGATGTTCTCTTTTCTTCTTGTTATCGGCTTCTATTTAGGAATTTTTCATGCTGCTGGAAGTCAACGAATATTGACAGAGATATTGTGTAAAAGAATCCAACCATTTTAGATGTATATATTTTACGAGAAAATATAATTCCAAGTTAGTCAGATTGATAGCTCATGTTCGTCATTCAAAAGCTTGGATTTTGAGTTTCTTAGCTAGCTTATTGGTGTAGGTTCTgtatgtttggattgatttagtCATTACTCATATATGGAAGTGGAACAGTTGGCACCGAGCAAGCGTTATTTGTTTTTGGGATAGCCTAACTCTTTTTTTGAAGAGGGAATCTTGATAATTATCACCATGATTGTCTTTTCTTTGTTTTATGTGGATGTTCTCTGGctagaaaaattaatattttaactttttttcttaTGCAGGTATTTGCTTCATGTCAAATGAAATGGTaagaattatttaaaaaaaaaaacttcaagaGCCGTGTCTTGTTTATACATGGTATATTGCCCTTGAGACATTCTGCATAAATTGTAGTAATAGATTTAGTATGGAGTCAAGTCAACGTTTTGTTCTGACTTGTAACCTCAGAGAGAGCAGTCAAGGAGAAGCAACTACCACAgttattaaattgtaatttgaaTTGAGCAATCAATAAGTATTGTATTAAGATCTCATTATGCTGTCTACTGTATATTGCAGCCTAGATATGTGGTGAATCGTGTAACTGCAGGGGACTATGATTGCCCAAGAAAGGTGTTGAAATTCTTAACAGATCTCCATGCTGCTTTTCGCATGCTTAATCTCCGAAATGATTTTCTGCGGAAGAAATTTGATGGTAATTATGTGTAATGTGCTTATATGTCAATTTTCTCCTTTTCCCGAATCCTGATATCTTCATAAATATTAATGCTTGCTATTTCCAGGTATGAAGTATGATCTAAGAAGAGTTGAAGAAGTATACTATGACGTTAAAATTCGAGGTTTGGCTGCCAATGGGGATTCAGCTGCATATGAAAAAGTCGACGGTCAGTCCTAGGTTCTTTAAGTCACTTATACCGCCTGTTATGTTTCATCTTAGAGTAATCCTGTGTATTCGATCCTTAAGAAAGATAGTGTTAACAAGCATCAATTATGGATGATAAtccaaaattttgattttctgaAAAAATGTCTTTCAGTTTGCCTATGCTATGTATATGGTAAAAGAACATGTGGaaagtttgtttgtttttataattattattaagtttTGTCTCCATGGGCAATGCAAATTTAAAAGGgcttattagttatttaatacTACATTATTAGATATTTTAATCGAAAACTAAATTTAAGATTCTATCATCTTCATTATATTTTTGGTTGAAAATTTCTGATTTGGACGATTTTAACGGTAAGTTTATTTTGGATGAGGTTAAAAAATAATAGGTTTGGTTTGGTGTCCTtatatttggtttggtttgtttttgacttttaaaaaattaaataaaaataaaaagaacctAGAGTATATAAAATATAGGTAAAGGTACAATAAAATTCTcgactttttttcaaaagtgCAGATtagttcttttaaaataaatcagatATAGTTCTAGAACTATTGTTttgttttctcctttttaagTAACCgcttgaaaataattaaatagtataatattttactatattttagACAATTTTATTAGATGAGATAgcttctttttttcctttcttttttaacttgaacattaaattaatatgaaattattaaattacaTTGATCGTAATTCACCTTACAAACTGAAACAGTTATGGTTACAAGAATTCAAAATTATCATTATGATGAGATTCAAAATTATTGTTACAATTGTAAGAATTCATAAATATCATCATGCTAAAACGCCTCACGTCGCCTTAGAAccgtaaaaaggtaaaattataTAACTGTTAGAGTTCGGTTCAACCAAAATTTTGATTCATCATTAACAAGCAAGCACCAATCAGCACATAATTTTGCTGGGACTAAATTGAACTGAAATTCGGAATAGATCAAATGATCGAGACAATTGATGATGATAAGTATGAAATAGATGCAAATTAGTAAACGAGATTAGTGGAAAGGCTATTGTATTTAACTATCACAAGTCCATGCATCACATGAACATTTTCAGCCAGTTTGTCGGAGACTTGAGTAGTAGTTtttctctcaaatcataagcaatagttaataaataaattaattttgtaattttgtggGTACAATTTTATAGGTAAATTGATTATGAACTTCTTGATTATAGTAATAAGTTATTTTGGTAATTCTGACTTTTACTTATAAAGTAATTATCAATTGGCTATTTGTCTCCTAGATTTATAAACTAATCTATCAAAATAGGACCTAGTATCAATGAGTTTATGACTGTTCACGAAGTGTTTTTATTTTAGTGCTCCGACAAACGACGTAAATAGCAATTTACTATCTCAATTAAtaaatagtactccctccgtcccgtaaaaatagaaaaagtagccattttttttgtcccacaaagatagaaaaagtaatgttagttaactataaaattattaaaatatccttATACCAACATTAGTTggtttaaaatttcaaaatattctttttatacatctaaaattctattagctaatatttatatagtggcTTTGGGTTGTGTGAATcactaatttattatgatttacttaaagaaattaaaaggacaatttaggaaaattatcacaaattacctataattaactactttcttaattcttgtgaaagagctactttttctatctttacgggacggagggagtagacAATTAACACATGTAATACTCTGAGAAAAAATCAAAAGACAATATGAAATACCAATAACTACTCGTGTTCAATAAAAGGATTGTACCAATGAATTGTAGCTTATTGGTATAAACATTGAgcagtaaaatataaaaattgtggGTTTAATTCTTTTCACAAACTCTccctattttttaataataaaaaaaatgtggtAATGATTtgacatgataaaataaaaaagagacctatgaactaggggtgagcatcggtcggttcggtccgGTTCGGTTCCAGAATCTTCAAAACCGGTCATACCGAAGTTAGTTAATTTAGACACCGGACCGTTTGTTTTTTCACCAGACaccgaaatattttttaaccgaaaa
Coding sequences within it:
- the LOC126679591 gene encoding putative white-brown complex homolog protein 30, whose translation is MSGLKIHIYAILLLLALNLLACAISEVEVDYSDTDSQVLPPVMTQMIYNRLSNLSTVFSDAILDTSDFCIKNVLADWNGAFDFTGKLGFLTNCIKKTRGDITHRLCTAAEIRFYFMSLFERAEAGNYLKPNKNCNLSSWLSGCEPGWGCSIGPNQKVVIENIVDIPARTQDCQPCCEGFFCPQGLTCMIPCPLGSYCPLAKLNKTTGVCDPYSYQMPPGHPNHTCGSADIWSDVGTSSEIFCPPGSYCPTTTTKLPCSSGHYCLTGSTSQKSCFKLTTCKPNTANQNLRAYGVILIVTLTTLLLIIVNCSDQAISTRERKAAKSREAAARQARETAQARERWKSAKDGAKKRAFGLQQQLSRTFSRQKSRARTEQLKSVKHRSDDVLLHSAGNKAKKNEPSNLTKMMHDIEDDPNNPEGFNLEIGDKNVKKHAPKGKQLHTNSQIFKYAYGQLEKEKAMQEHQQNLTFSGIISMATDTDIKTRPVIEVAFKDLTLTLKGKNKHLLRCVTGKIMPGRVSAVMGPSGAGKTTFLSALAGKATGCTMTGSILINGKKESMHSYKKIIGFVPQDDIVHGNLTVEENLRFSARCRLSANMPKADKVLVIERVIEALGLQAIRDSLVGTVEKRGISGGQRKRVNVGLEMVMEPSLLILDEPTSGLDSASSQLLLKALRREALEGVNICMVVHQPSYTLFKMFDDLILLAKGGITVYHGSTKKVEEYFSGLGIVVPEHVTPPDHYIDILEGIIKPESNVTHEQLPIRWMLHNGYPIPPDMLHLCDGLGSGSSASNAEDDSCPVDTESSFAGDLWQDVKCTVELQKDYIQNNFERTKDLSNRRTPGVSRQYRYFLGRVGKQRLREARLQAVDYVILLLAGACLGTLTTVDDETFGSTGYTFSVIAVSLLCKISALRSFSLDKLHYWRESASGISSLAYFLSRDTLDLFNTLVKPLVYLSMFYFFNNPRSSFTDNYIVLICLVYCVTGIAYIFAIYLEPTPAQLWSVLLPVVLTLIATQEEESGFVNKLGYLCYPKWALEASIIANAERYSGVWLITRCHSLVKSGYDLGHWNLCLELLILTGILSRFVAYFLLVTFQKK
- the LOC126676225 gene encoding uncharacterized protein LOC126676225, producing MKSTFRNAYSTVYSLSRSSLNPNYNLSFISLITLPSSLSRPLNAPFRSFCSTPSHSSSSSMAATTGDDNSSSFSLENQFKDFRAHLEESGSLREKIRAVVTQIESANRCIHVTLLLVHQSRPVSEVLEEAKLQVEILKKLYSQLADIIKDFPGQFYRYHGDWKSETQTVVSLLGFMHWLETGNLLLHNEAEEKLGLNSSEFGLDVEDYLIGICFMSNEMPRYVVNRVTAGDYDCPRKVLKFLTDLHAAFRMLNLRNDFLRKKFDGMKYDLRRVEEVYYDVKIRGLAANGDSAAYEKVDGQS